The genomic interval TCGACGGCCTCGCCTGCCCGGCCGGCCTCCCCCACCAGCCCTACTCCCCGCCCCGAACCGGAGCCTGACCCTGGCAGACTCGATTTCGGCCAGCCGACTTCGCCTGGTAGAGCGCGCCATCGGCCTGCTTGAGCAACTTCCCAGGAGTGGTCTCGTCGCCCGGGCGGTAGGCGGCGATCCCGGCGCTCAGCGTCAGCACGCCCCCGGGCCCGGCCGCATGCGGGATGGCGAGCTGCTCCACGACCGCTCGAACACGCTCGACCGCCACCAGCCCCGACTCGAGGTTCTGCTCAGGCAGCACGAGCAGAAGCTCCTCGCCTCCGTAACGGTAGACGCCGTCACCGGTCCGGACCGCGGCGGAGATCCTGCGCGCCACCGCAGACAGCGCCTCGTCACCGGCCTGATGCCCGTAGGTGTCGTTGAAGGCCTTGAAACGGTCGACGTCGCACATGGCAACGCAGTAGCTACGGCCGTAGCGCTGGCTCCGGGCATGGAGGGTCCCGAGGTCCTCCTCGAGGGACCGCCGGTTGCCGAGGCCCGTCAGGGCGTCCTTGCGGGCCAGCTCCGCCAGCTCGGCGCGGTAGCAGGCGAGCTCGGTGTGCAAGGCGGTCACCCGCTCGGCCGCGATCAGCCTGGACTCGAGCGCGAACGGGTCCACGGGCTTGACCAGGTAGTCGTCTGCTCCGGCCTCCATGCCCCGGAGGACGTCCTCGCGGTCCCCCAGCACGGTCACCAGGATGATGTAGGTGTAGCCCGGCCGCGGGTCGGCCCGCACCCTGCGGCACAACTCAAGGCCGTCGATCCCGGGCATCAAGCGGTCGGCGATCAGCACGTCGGGCTCGTCGTCGACGAAGCGGCGCCACCCTGCCTCGCCGTCCACGGCTGCGACGCACTCATGTCCCAGCCGCTCGACGACGGCCTGCACCACGAGCCGGGAGAGCGACTCGTCGTCGACCACGAGGATCTTCACCTCATCTGCTGGACACCGCGGCGTCCAGCGCGCTCCTCGCGCCGTCGAGCTCCTCTTCCAACCGGGGGATGAGGCCGCGGGCGGACATGAGGGCCCCAGAGCTGACCAACGTCTCGACCTCTGCGCAGAGGGCTGCCATGGCGGCGAGGCCGAGCGTGACCGCCGCCCCCTTGAGATGGTGTGCGACCTCCTGCATGGCGGTCGCATCATCGCGCTCGGCCGCAGCGCGAAGGTCGGCGACGGCGACCGGCGCACTGGCCAGGAAGCCGTCGACCAGGTCCCGCAACAGAGAACCTGTCATGCCGGCCGCATGGGCGCCGGAGGAGTCGAGCTCCCGCAGCATGGCCAAGCGCTCCGGATCGATGAACGCCCTGACCGGCGCTCTCTGGGACGTCGGCGTTTCGCTTGGCGTCGGCGTTTCGCTTGGCGTCGGCACGGTTTCGCTTGGCGTCGGCACGGTTTCGTTTGGCGTCGGCACGTTCGGCGCCGCGGGCGAGTCGGCCGCCTGTACCCGCGCCTCTCCACCCCGGGCCGCTTCCTGGATCATCGGTGGCAGCGGACCCCCCTACGGCGGCGCAGACCGGTCGTCCTGCAGTTGACTTCTCGGACGTCCGGCGGACCACCTTTAGGGGCCTCCGGGGATACCTCATGACCGTCCCCGGGGAGAGCCTCAACGACC from Actinomycetes bacterium carries:
- a CDS encoding diguanylate cyclase; its protein translation is MKILVVDDESLSRLVVQAVVERLGHECVAAVDGEAGWRRFVDDEPDVLIADRLMPGIDGLELCRRVRADPRPGYTYIILVTVLGDREDVLRGMEAGADDYLVKPVDPFALESRLIAAERVTALHTELACYRAELAELARKDALTGLGNRRSLEEDLGTLHARSQRYGRSYCVAMCDVDRFKAFNDTYGHQAGDEALSAVARRISAAVRTGDGVYRYGGEELLLVLPEQNLESGLVAVERVRAVVEQLAIPHAAGPGGVLTLSAGIAAYRPGDETTPGKLLKQADGALYQAKSAGRNRVCQGQAPVRGGE
- a CDS encoding Hpt domain-containing protein translates to MIQEAARGGEARVQAADSPAAPNVPTPNETVPTPSETVPTPSETPTPSETPTSQRAPVRAFIDPERLAMLRELDSSGAHAAGMTGSLLRDLVDGFLASAPVAVADLRAAAERDDATAMQEVAHHLKGAAVTLGLAAMAALCAEVETLVSSGALMSARGLIPRLEEELDGARSALDAAVSSR